CGGCAAGGCGGGACCCATCCGGGTTCCCGACCTTCTTCTCATCTTCTATTGCATGTGGTGTTCAATCGCCCTGATCGCCGTACACGGAGCGAATGCGGTGGGGTCAGGTGGGGTTCTCTTCGCCGAGACGTTCATATCCTATCTCGTCGGTCGCTGCTATGTGCGCTCGGCAGCGGATTTCCGGGCGTCGGTAAGGGTATTGTTCCTGGTCGTGAGCGCGATGCTGCCCTTCGCCATCGTGGAGACGGTGACCGGCAATAAGGCAATGCTTGACCTCTTCGCGACTGTCTTGCCCACCGTTGCTCCGACGGTCACTGAACTGCGCTTAGGTTTCATGCGGGTCCAGGGCCCGTTCGATCACCCAATATTGTTTGGTGTCTTCTGCGGTGGAATTGTGGCAATCACGCACGGTGTTCTCGGCCGGGACACATCCTTTGCCAGGCGCTGGGTGATGACGTTGATCGTGGTCGCTACGGGCATGATGTCATGGTCGTCCGGTCCTCTGCTGTCTATCGGTCTGCAGATAGCACTGCTGGCATGGAGCTTTATTTTTAGGAATATTGCGGCGCGCTGGCGCATTCTCTGGGCCATCGCATTTTTCGCCTACCTCGTACTGGAAGTCGCCTCGAACCAGCCGGTCCCTCAGCTTCTGACGCGGTTCGCCTTCGATCCTTGGACTGCCTATTATCGGCTCCTGATCTGGAACTACGGCTGGGATTCGATATCCCTGCATCCACTGTTTGGGACCGGTTTTGGCGAATGGGTGCGACCCGCCTGGATGCCGCCCAGCATCGACATGTTCTGGATCGTGCCGGCGATACGGCACGGATTGCCGGCCTTCATCTCATTGCTGACGGCCGTGGTCTGGTTGCTAGTTTCTATTGGTCTTAGCAGCACAGATGACAGGAAGACGGCCGACTACAAGACGGCTTATCTCATCTCCATCACCTCATTCATTGTGGCCGGATTCAGCGTGCACTTCTGGAATTCGACCTACGTGCTTTTTTTGTTTCTCTTGGGCAGCGGCATGTGGATGCTCGATGCCGAGACCGCCACACGCACGGGGAATGAGACCAGACAGCGCCGGCGTCATCTGGAGCTATCGCGCAGCCCGGGGCCGCGGCCGACGATTCAGCAAAAAAGGGTGTGAAACGATGCGCATACTGCTGGTTGCGCCGACATGCGATGGCACGGATATAGGCGAGGCTTGGATCGCTCATCAGTGGGCAAGGGGTCTTGCCGAGCACCATGAGGTGACTTTGCTCACTTACCACAAGCGTGGACGCAAACCAGCGGCGGATCAACTTGATGGGGTGAGGGTAATCGAGTGGGTGGAGCCCCCTTTTCTTGGGAAGGCCGAACGGCTCAACAGCATGCTGGCGCCAGGATATTTGGCTTTTTATTATCAGGCTCGCAGATGGATCCGTAGGGCATTAGCGCGAGGTGAACATTTCGATGTGGTGCACCAGCCCGTTCCAGTGGCGATGCGCTACCCTTCCCCCGCTGCCGGCTTAGGGCTGAAGATGGTCATCGGGCCGATCGGTGGCGGGCTCGACTCGCCATCGGCGTTCAAAGGCGCCCAGGACACTGACCCCTGGTATGTCAGGCTTCGGCAGTTAGATGGTTTGCGGCTCGCATACGACCCATTGCTTCGCCGTACATATGAGCAGGCCGCATGCGTACTCGGGATCGCGCCTTACGTGGCGGACAAACTCTCCGCTTTGAGCCTTTCGCGCTTCGAGGTCATGGCCGACACCGCGCTGGCTTCCGCGCCGCCGCCCCCAATGGACCGGATCGGAAGAAAAGGACCGGTCCGCGCGCTTTTCGTGGGGCGCCTGGTGCGCAGCAAGGGAGTGCGTGACGTCGTCAGGGCGATGGCCAAGTGCACCGACCTCTCGCTCAGGCTCGATGTGGTCGGCGAGGGGCCAGAGAGGGCCGCCTGCGAGGCCCTTGCGAGCACACTCGGACTGACCGCCAGCATCACCTTTCACGGACGTAGGCCGCGAAACGAGGTCGAACGGTTCTACGGCGAAGCGGATATGTTCGTGTTTCCCAGCTACCGCGAAGCCGGTGGGAGTGTGGTGATCGAGGCGATGGGACACGGCCTGCCACTCATCGTCTGCGACCGCGGTGGGCCATCTGCGTCCACACATGACAGTTGTGCCATCCGGCTGCCGGTCACAACGCCGGAGGCGCTGGCGGAGGACGTCGCCACCGCCATGCGTCGGCTGGTAATGGACAAGGCCCTGCGGATAGCAATGGGGCAGGCCGCACACCGGCATGTGCAGCGCACGGGCCTCTGGGAGCAGCGCATTGCCCGCGCCAATGCGCTCTATGCCGAACTCTCCTTGCCGGAATCGGCGATGGAAAAGGTCACGTCAGCTGCTTCACTGTCCTCGTGACGGCGCGGCGCAGGCGGCGCAGCAGGCCAGGTTCGCCTGCCAGGATACGGTCAAAATCGTGCATCGTCATGTCCCGCCGTAAGGATCGGCGCGGGCGCAGGAACTGGACCTGATATGCGCCGCCCCCGTCGCTGTTGTAGGCCGTTCGATATCCAGCGGCACGTATGGCGCGCAGCACCCGGGCATCATAATGGCCGAAAGGAATAGACAGGGCTTCGACAGGCGTCTGGCATATGTCCTCCAGCGCCGCCTTCGATTGACTCAGCTCCTCACCGAGTTCTGGAGGATTGAGACGCGTCAGGTCGAGATGGTCGATGCCGTGGCTGCCGATTTCCATGCCGGAGGCTGTGATTTCCTTTACACCGGCCTCATCCAGCGAGCCTTGCGAGCCGAACCGACCGGTCAGGATGAAGAATGTGGCTGTCAGCCCGCGCTTTTGCAGTTCGGGAACGGCGATGGTCAGGTCAGATGTGTTGCTGTCGTCAAAGGTTATCGCAAAGCGGTGCAGGTCGGGGCGGGACGCGATGCGATCGAGGACGGTGCAGAACTGGTCGCGGCTAAGCCAGAAGGGGCCTTCGCCAGGCTCCAGGACACGGGCCGGCTCGCCGATTCCGTGGAAGTTGATGATCGTCAACGCGCCGCCGCCCCCGTGGATAGACTTGTCCATCACTGGCTGTTGGGGGTGATGGCCGCGCGGAGCACGGCACGGTGCGTGCGGCTTTTCCAGGCGCGTAGCAGGCCAAAAACGATGATGGCCGATCGGAAAAGCGTCGTTTCAACGCGACCGTGATGGCGGCGGAAATAGCGGATCTGATTGCGGGTCATCAGGGCGGCGAGCATCGGGCTCCGCATGTAGGCGCCACCGATATGCGTGACGCATGCGCTGGGCTCATAGACGACCCTGAGGCCGTTGGTGCGTACGCGGCGCTGATAGTCCACCTCTTCGCTATAAAGAAAGAAGCTCTCATCCCAGGCGCCGACACGCGCCCGTGCCTGTGGGGTGATCAGCAAGGCGGCGCCTGTCGCCCAGTCCACTTCGCGGCTCCTCCGATAAGCGGCGGCGTCGGCAATCAGTTCGCCTGTTCCCAGACGCGCGGCGCGTATGGGGCCGAGGAGCGCGTGGGCCCACATGCGAAGCAGCGATGGTTCGCGGCGCAGTGACATGGCGATCGTGCCGTCGAGGTCGCGCATCTGCGGGACGACGACGCCTATATCCGGCTCGATTGCGCGTTGTAAAAGGCGACTGACGGAGCCGGGCAAAAGGCGGATATCGGGGTTGAGAACAAGGATGGCGGC
This genomic stretch from Devosia sp. YIM 151766 harbors:
- a CDS encoding O-antigen ligase domain-containing protein, producing MNMKSSRAVGNWEMLEARSRPGSEKAAGESNRWPAWPIVLLVVALVVPWQVTVGPIDLSMHRIALIVLAVPCLASWGSGKAGPIRVPDLLLIFYCMWCSIALIAVHGANAVGSGGVLFAETFISYLVGRCYVRSAADFRASVRVLFLVVSAMLPFAIVETVTGNKAMLDLFATVLPTVAPTVTELRLGFMRVQGPFDHPILFGVFCGGIVAITHGVLGRDTSFARRWVMTLIVVATGMMSWSSGPLLSIGLQIALLAWSFIFRNIAARWRILWAIAFFAYLVLEVASNQPVPQLLTRFAFDPWTAYYRLLIWNYGWDSISLHPLFGTGFGEWVRPAWMPPSIDMFWIVPAIRHGLPAFISLLTAVVWLLVSIGLSSTDDRKTADYKTAYLISITSFIVAGFSVHFWNSTYVLFLFLLGSGMWMLDAETATRTGNETRQRRRHLELSRSPGPRPTIQQKRV
- a CDS encoding glycosyltransferase family 4 protein, producing the protein MRILLVAPTCDGTDIGEAWIAHQWARGLAEHHEVTLLTYHKRGRKPAADQLDGVRVIEWVEPPFLGKAERLNSMLAPGYLAFYYQARRWIRRALARGEHFDVVHQPVPVAMRYPSPAAGLGLKMVIGPIGGGLDSPSAFKGAQDTDPWYVRLRQLDGLRLAYDPLLRRTYEQAACVLGIAPYVADKLSALSLSRFEVMADTALASAPPPPMDRIGRKGPVRALFVGRLVRSKGVRDVVRAMAKCTDLSLRLDVVGEGPERAACEALASTLGLTASITFHGRRPRNEVERFYGEADMFVFPSYREAGGSVVIEAMGHGLPLIVCDRGGPSASTHDSCAIRLPVTTPEALAEDVATAMRRLVMDKALRIAMGQAAHRHVQRTGLWEQRIARANALYAELSLPESAMEKVTSAASLSS
- a CDS encoding polysaccharide deacetylase family protein yields the protein MDKSIHGGGGALTIINFHGIGEPARVLEPGEGPFWLSRDQFCTVLDRIASRPDLHRFAITFDDSNTSDLTIAVPELQKRGLTATFFILTGRFGSQGSLDEAGVKEITASGMEIGSHGIDHLDLTRLNPPELGEELSQSKAALEDICQTPVEALSIPFGHYDARVLRAIRAAGYRTAYNSDGGGAYQVQFLRPRRSLRRDMTMHDFDRILAGEPGLLRRLRRAVTRTVKQLT
- a CDS encoding glycosyltransferase family 2 protein, translated to MRNMEGTGLAVINLPLSIVIVTYNSADVLVGLLDSLAPALRNVPNVSIIVVDNDSTDDSTEIAEHHPVGVRVLRTGRNGGYAAAINAAAATVAPDAAILVLNPDIRLLPGSVSRLLQRAIEPDIGVVVPQMRDLDGTIAMSLRREPSLLRMWAHALLGPIRAARLGTGELIADAAAYRRSREVDWATGAALLITPQARARVGAWDESFFLYSEEVDYQRRVRTNGLRVVYEPSACVTHIGGAYMRSPMLAALMTRNQIRYFRRHHGRVETTLFRSAIIVFGLLRAWKSRTHRAVLRAAITPNSQ